The Bombus affinis isolate iyBomAffi1 unplaced genomic scaffold, iyBomAffi1.2 ctg00000123.1, whole genome shotgun sequence genome has a segment encoding these proteins:
- the LOC126927485 gene encoding katanin p60 ATPase-containing subunit A-like 2 yields MKFQKYPILCKKITEKEIKTREMTNANKVKETRSESVKGRNVQQKMTGDATDDINLAMTVTPIFANESDGASSEELFNVSMEQSTQSKISQRARKLYIDNPELRKIAEDISCEIILTKLNVYWDNIVGLEECKSAIKEAIVYPLKYPIFFNGPFSPWKGILLYGPPGTGKTMLAKAVATECQCTFFNITASSLVSKWRGDSEKYIRVLFELAYNYSPTIIFIDEIDWIGTNRGVNCTLSEPAKRFRSELLSRLDGLVSNENSNVVLLAATNCPWDIDAALHRRLEKKIYVSLPNEVTRLDMFKLYLSNQLLENMDIVNHIIKSTEKYSCADIKLLCKQAWLLEISPMWEKLEKKETSVTTLKYELKNYEIIAKLLKTMSPTVTDVDRYKAWNKYVCHKNIF; encoded by the exons atgaaattccaaaaatatcctatattgtgcaagaaaataactgaaaaggaaataaagacgagggaaatgacaaatgcgaacaaagt caaagaaacgagaagtgagtctgtgaaagggaggaatgtacaacagaagatgacgggtgacgctacggatgatattaatctcgcaatgacagtgacaccaattttcgccaatgaaagcgatggagcttcatcagaagagctatttaacgtctcaatggaacaatccacgcaatcaaagatatcgcaACGGGCtcggaagctttatatagacaatccggaattgcggaagattgctgaagacatttcatgc gaaatcatactgacaaaattaaatgtatattgggacaacattgtaggcctagaggaatgtaaatctgctattaaggaggccattgtgtatccccttaagtaccctatcttttttaatggcccattttctccctggaaaggtattctgctatacggaccacctggtacag ggaagacgatgttggcgaaggcagtcgcaacagaatgccaatgcaccttttttaacataacggccagctcattggtgagcaaatggagaggcgattccgagaagtatatccgt gttttatttgaacttgcctataattattcgcctacaattatttttatcgacgagattgactggataggcacaaatagaggagtaaactgtacattgtctgaacctgcaaagagattcagatcagaacttctttctagattggatggattagtatctaacgaaaattctaatgtagttcttttggctgcaactaattgcccttg ggacattgatgcagctttacacagacgcctcgaaaagaaaatatacgtatcattaccaaatgaagttactcgactcgatatgttcaaattataccttagcaaccagttattagagaatatggatattgtaaaccacataataaaatctactgaaaaatattcttgcgcggatataaaattgctttgtaagcaagcatggctgctagaaataagtccaatgtgggaaaaacttgaaaaaaaagaaacatctgttacgactttgaaatatgaattaaagaattatgaaataatagcaaaattgttaaaaacaatgtcacctacagtcacggatgtggatagatataaagcgtggaataaatatgtatgccataagaacatattttaa